The genomic window ATGGTGAAGTTGTGCGACACGCCGGCGCCGATGATCATGCCCAGGGCGAAGATGCCGGCGTCGAGGTCACCCTCGCCGGAGAGGAACAGCTGCCGGCCCGGGCAGCCCCCGGCCAGCGCAAAGGCCAGGCCCGCGAGCGCCATGCCGAGGAAGTTCCAGAGATGGTCCGTGTGGGCGATGGGCTGACCCGCGAATCCGGGCTTGAACTGACCCAGGATGAGATTCATGGCGAAGGCGGCGACGAGCAGGCCCGCCACGCCGCTCATCAGGTGAAAATCCCTCAGCAGGATTACATCCCGCAGGGCCCCCATGGTGCAGAAGCGGCTGCGCTGCGCGATGGCGCCGACCAGGAGCCCGGCGCCCAGGCTGACGAGCAGCGGCGCGTGCTGCGAGCCGGGCCCCTTCTGGCTGAAAAAGATGGGGCCGCCCTCGGCAAAGGTAACCTGAAAGGCGGCAAGCAGGAAGAGCCCCGCCATGAACACGGGGAAGAGATACCCCGACGCCGTCTTCTGCGCCTGCGCGCGGCCCAGGCTGTAGCCTGATTTCAGGAATGCGACTCCCGCGCCGATGCCCGCCGCCAGGCCCGCGAGGCCCGTGAGGGCGTTCCAATCGCCCCCCGCGAGCCGCAGCAGCGCCCGCCAGGGGCAGCCCAGGAACACGAGGGCGCCGATCATGGCGAAGACGCCCAGGAAAAAGCGGATGAGCGGGGCGGAACCGCCGCGGGGCCTGTATTCCTTGGCGAGCAGCGCGGCGAGAAAGGCCCCGGTCACGAAGCCCGTGATCTCGGGACGGATGTACTGCACGGCGGCGGCCCGGTGCAGGCCGAGCCCTCCCGCGATGTCCCTCTCGAAGCAGG from Syntrophaceae bacterium includes these protein-coding regions:
- a CDS encoding YedE-related selenium metabolism membrane protein: MGNPFASRAGIIAVGAVIGVTATLLQYFGNPPNMGVCVACFERDIAGGLGLHRAAAVQYIRPEITGFVTGAFLAALLAKEYRPRGGSAPLIRFFLGVFAMIGALVFLGCPWRALLRLAGGDWNALTGLAGLAAGIGAGVAFLKSGYSLGRAQAQKTASGYLFPVFMAGLFLLAAFQVTFAEGGPIFFSQKGPGSQHAPLLVSLGAGLLVGAIAQRSRFCTMGALRDVILLRDFHLMSGVAGLLVAAFAMNLILGQFKPGFAGQPIAHTDHLWNFLGMALAGLAFALAGGCPGRQLFLSGEGDLDAGIFALGMIIGAGVSHNFTMASSPAGAAAFGPAGVITGLVFCLAVGFTMRERA